The genomic region AACCAAAAGACTCGGGGTGAAACTTTGAGTCTGATAGCTAGATGAAGGGGGCTGTTGATAAATGGTAATAACTACTAAAACCGGCGACAAAGGAAAAACTTCTCTTTGTCGGGGTAAGCGAGTTGCTAAGGATAGTTTAAGGATAGAAATCTGCGGAATTCTTGATGAGCTGAACTCTTATTTGGGAATTTCAAAAAGTCTGACTAAGGATATAAAATTAAAGCAGATTGTTGAATCGATTCAAAAAGATTTATTTATTATTGGCGCAGAGGTTGCGACTGAAGCAAGGCACCGAAAACAACTTAAAGTCAGGATAGATAATAAATTTATAGAACGTCTTGAAGAGTTAATTGAGCAGCTTGA from Candidatus Omnitrophota bacterium harbors:
- a CDS encoding cob(I)yrinic acid a,c-diamide adenosyltransferase, giving the protein MVITTKTGDKGKTSLCRGKRVAKDSLRIEICGILDELNSYLGISKSLTKDIKLKQIVESIQKDLFIIGAEVATEARHRKQLKVRIDNKFIERLEELIEQLEESSICSSFCFCLPGANPVSSSLDVSRALARKLERRIVTLKRKKFINNDFVLIYLNRLSDLLFLFARKTTKKFSKKK